The following are encoded together in the Bos javanicus breed banteng chromosome 4, ARS-OSU_banteng_1.0, whole genome shotgun sequence genome:
- the EZH2 gene encoding histone-lysine N-methyltransferase EZH2 isoform X9, whose product MYSWSPLQQNFMVEDETVLHNIPYMGDEVLDQDGTFIEELIKNYDGKVHGDRECGFINDEIFVELVNALGQYNDDDDDDDGDDPDEREEKQKDLEESREDKESRPPRKFPSDKIFEAISSMFPDKGTAEELKEKYKELTEQQLPGALPPECTPNIDGPNAKSVQREQSLHSFHTLFCRRCFKYDCFLHRKCSYSFHATPNTYKRKNTETALDNKPCGPHCYQHLEGAKEFAAALTAERIKTPPKRPGGRRRGRLPNNSSRPSTPTINVLESKDTDSDREAGAETGGESNDKDEEEKKDETSSSSEANSRCQTPIKMKPNTEPPENVEWSGAEASMFRVLIGTYYDNFCAIARLIGTKTCRQVYEFRVKESSVIAPAPAEDVDTPPRKKKRKHRLWAAHCRKIQLKKDGSSNHVYNYQPCDHPRQPCDSSCPCVIAQNFCEKFCQCSSECQNRFPGCRCKAQCNTKQCPCYLAVRECDPDLCLTCGAADHWDSKNVSCKNCSIQRGSKKHLLLAPSDVAGWGIFIKDPVQKNEFISEYCGEIISQDEADRRGKVYDKYMCSFLFNLNNDFVVDATRKGNKIRFANHSVNPNCYAKVMMVNGDHRIGIFAKRAIQTGEELFFDYRYSQADALKYVGIEREMEIP is encoded by the exons ATGTATTCTTGGTCTCCTCTACAGCAGAATTTCATG gtGGAAGATGAAACTGTTTTACATAACATTCCATACATGGGGGATGAAGTTTTAGACCAGGATGGGACGTTCATTGAAGAACTAATAAAAAATTATGATGGAAAAGTACACGGGGATAGAG AATGTGGGTTTATAAATGATGAAATTTTTGTGGAGCTGGTGAATGCTCTTGGTCAgtacaatgatgatgatgatgatgatgacggaGATGATcctgatgaaagagaagaaaaacagaaagatctAGAGGAGAGTCGAGAAG ATAAAGAAAGCCGTCCACCTCGGAAATTTCCTTCTGATAAAATTTTTGAAGCTATTTCCTCAATGTTTCCAGATAAGGGCACAGCAGAAGAGCTAAAGGAAAA GTACAAAGAACTCACGGAGCAGCAGCTCCCAGGTGCGCTTCCTCCTGAGTGCACCCCCAACATAGATGGACCAAACGCCAAGTCTGTCCAGAGGGAGCAGAGCTTGCATTCGTTTCATACGCTTTTCTGTAGGCGATGTTTTAAATATGACTGCTTCCTACATCGTAAGTGCAGTTATT CTTTTCATGCAACACCCAACACTTACAAGCGGAAGAACACAGAGACGGCCCTCGACAACAAGCCTTGTGGCCCCCACTGTTACCAGCACTTG GAGGGAGCGAAGGAGTTCGCTGCGGCTCTCACCGCCGAGCGGATCAAGACCCCCCCGAAGCGCCCGGGGGGCCGCCGGAGAGGCCGGCTTCCCAACAACAGCAGCAGGCCCAGCACCCCCACCATCAACGTGCTGGAGTCGAAGGACACGGACAGCGACCGGGAGGCGGGGGCCGAGACTGGCGGGGAGAGCAACGACAAGGacgaggaggagaagaaggacgAGACCTCAAGCTCCTCGG AAGCGAATTCTCGGTGTCAAACGCCAATAAAGATGAAGCCCAACACGGAGCCCCCCGAGAATGTGGAGTGGAGCGGCGCTGAGGCCTCCATGTTCAGGGTCCTCATCGGCACCTACTATGACAATTTCTGTGCCATCGCCAGGCTCATCGGGACCAAAACATGTCGACAG GTGTATGAGTTTCGAGTCAAAGAATCCAGTGTCATCGCGCCGGCCCCTGCCGAGGACGTGGACACTCCTCCCcgaaagaagaagaggaaacacCG GTTGTGGGCCGCACACTGCAGAAAGATCCAGCTGAAGAAGG ACGGCTCCTCCAACCACGTTTACAACTATCAACCCTGTGACCACCCGCGGCAGCCTTGCGACAGCTCGTGCCCTTGTGTGATAGCACagaatttttgtgaaaaattttgTCAGTGTAGTTCAGAGT GTCAGAACCGCTTTCCCGGCTGCCGCTGCAAAGCCCAATGCAACACCAAGCAGTGCCCGTGCTACCTGGCTGTCCGCGAGTGCGACCCCGACCTCTGTCTCACCTGCGGCGCGGCCGACCACTGGGACAGCAAGAACGTGTCCTGCAAGAACTGCAGCATCCAGCGGGGCTCCAAGAAG CATTTACTGTTGGCACCGTCTGATGTCGCAGGCTGGGGGATCTTCATCAAGGATcctgtacagaaaaatgaattcaTCTCGGAATACTGTGGAGAG ATTATTTCTCAAGATGAAGCAGACAGAAGAGGGAAAGTGTATGACAAGTACATGTGCAGCTTTCTGTTCAACTTGAACAACG attttGTGGTGGATGCAACCCGCAAGGGTAACAAGATTCGTTTTGCAAATCACTCAGTAAATCCCAACTGCTATGCAAAAG TGATGATGGTCAACGGTGATCACAGGATAGGGATTTTTGCTAAGCGAGCCATCCAGACTGGTGAAGAGCTGTTTTTCGATTACAG ATACAGCCAGGCCGACGCCCTGAAGTACGTGGGCATCGAAAGAGAAATGGAGATCCCTTGA